From the Athene noctua chromosome 22, bAthNoc1.hap1.1, whole genome shotgun sequence genome, one window contains:
- the PRDM2 gene encoding PR domain zinc finger protein 2 isoform X2 encodes MNQNTTESTVAVETLDDVPEHVLRGLPEDVRLFPSAVDKTRLGVWATKSILKGKKFGPFVGDKKKRSQVKSNVYMWEVYYPNLGWMCVDATDPEKGNWLRYINWARSGKEQNLFPLEINRTIYYKSLKPIAPGEELLVWYNGEDDPEIAAAIEEERASARSRRHSPKAKKGKKKTQEGKNKGKKAADTKQKKPDLDSTSADMRDSKEGHKEEDETPSVSAVLSLEQTAVIQEMVNQDVLPKLMIPSPASEPQMVTEDKQGEAINCASDDLDDDEEEDDEEEEDEEEIEDINMPKENAEMPLICEEKLDFMEEQKSTSEESPESSPKKKLVVKIPKVRGESNGDVPETFMFPCQHCERKFTTKQGLERHMHIHISTVNHAFKCRYCGKAFGTQINRRRHERRHEAGPKRKPFLTLTSSQHLDNVADNQVIVDDGLKDDLNVSSLVQDSVVLDSEKVPQEMSNSAFAEENKEPKELHPCKYCKKVFGTHTNMRRHQRRVHERHLIPKGVRRKGFFTEEPPLQTEQAPPVQSVYIASTEIEEEGEVDDVYIMDISSNISENLNYYIDGKIQSNSSTSNCDVIQMESNSADLYGLNCIISPVTVEISPNLKVTQTHVNEPPKEPSSSGSNESKKRRTASPPLVPKIKTEVDPEPITPTSSINLPLSISTESLPFHKEKGVYLSSKLKQLLQTQDSKKITPSSEIPKLGPSVTSSPILPPVSSRFKRRTSSPPSSPQHSPVLRDFVKSGEGKTVWNDNIRCSKMPKLESHSNSPAWSLTGREEKETLSPLCFEDYKISKDWTAAPTFGNVCNQQPLDLSSGVKQRSDVKNKNQVPWESVLDLSVHKKPCSEAEMRECKENSIQPTCSGVKKKKPTTCMLQKVLLNEYNGTDVAADSTLGVNRSTSPSKSLEPQAEPDTDPSLSASSSVDTQPLSSSVSPVPQASAVPSMCQLPPLLTPTNPPSPPPCPPVLTVATSPPPLLPTVPLPIPDVSASATNTSSCPSPLSNTTTQSPLPVLSPTVSPSPSPVPSVEPLISAASPGPPTLSSSSSSSSSSSFSSSSSSSSPSPPPLSVVSSVVSSADNLENTLPIIKQEEAENEQQKAREDPHTSSESGVVQETFNKSFVCNVCESPFLSIKDLTKHLSIHAEEWPFKCEFCVQLFRDKTDLSEHRFLLHGVGNIFVCSVCKKEFAFLCNLQQHQRDLHPDKECTHHEFESGTLRPQNFTDPSKANVEHMQSLPEDSLELSKEEEDEDLNDSSEELYTTIKIMASGVKSKDPDVRMGLNQHYPSFKPPPFQYHHRNPMGIGVTATNFTTHNIPQTFTTAIRCTKCGKSVDNMPELHKHILACASASDKKRYTPKKNPVPLKQTVQPKNGMVVIAGPGKNAFRRMGQPKRLNFNVEISKMSSNKLKISALKKKNQLVQKAILQKKKSAQQKAELKNNPSESDPHICPYCNREFTYIGSLNKHASYSCPKKPISPSSKKNSSKKSVSSPLPASSEKGNNQRRRTADAEIKMQSMQPHLGKTRARTSGPAQVQLPSASFKSKQNVKFVPPIRSKKPNSSSSLRNSSPVRVSKMSHVDGKKTKVVAKNSSSGISSKASRKLHVRIQRNNKAVLPSKSAVASKKKADRFTVKCRERIGGPITRSLQQAANAEAAENKREESSTKQELKDFRNLL; translated from the exons CCAATCGCGCCCGGCGAGGAGCTGTTGGTGTGGTACAATGGGGAGGACGACCCGGAGATAGCCGCCGCTATTGAGGAAGAGCGAGCCAGCGCCCGGAGCCGGCGGCACTCCCCGAAAGCCAAGAAAG gaaagaaaaagactcaGGAAGGTAAAAACAAGGGAAAGAAGGCAGCGgatacaaaacagaaaaagcctGATTTGGATTCTACTTCTGCAGATATGAGGGATTCTAAAGAGG GTCATAAAGAGGAAGATGAAACGCCTTCTGtttctgctgtgctgtccctgGAACAAACAGCTGTGATTCAGGAAATGGTAAATCAAGATGTACTTCCAAAGCTGatgatccccagccctgccagtgaACCACAAATGGTGACTGAAGACAAACAAGGAGAAGCAATAAACTGTGCATCAGATGATTtagatgatgatgaggaggaggatgatgaggaagaggaagatgaagaggagATAGAAGATATCAATATGcctaaagaaaatgctgaaatgcCTTTGATATGTGAAGAAAAGTTAGACTTTATGGAAGAGCAAAAGAGTACCTCAGAAGAATCTCCAGAAAGCTCTCCAAAGAAAAAACTTGTGGTGAAAATTCCGAAAGTGAGAGGTGAATCAAATGGTGATGTTCCGGAAACATTCATGTTTCCCTGTCAGCATTGTGAGAGGAAGTTTACAACAAAGCAAGGACTCGAACGCCACATGCACATCCATATATCTACTGTTAACCACGCTTTCAAGTGTCGGTATTGTGGGAAAGCCTTTGGTACTCAAATTAACAGGCGAAGACACGAGCGACGCCATGAGGCAGGGCCAAAAAGGAAACCGTTCTTAACACTAACGTCATCACAACACTTGGATAATGTTGCTGATAACCAAGTAATTGTGGATGATGGTCTTAAAGATGACCTGAATGTTTCCAGTCTTGTGCAAGACTCTGTTGTCTTGGATTCTGAGAAAGTTCCCCAGGAAATGTCAAACTCTGCTTTTGCTGAGGAAAATAAGGAGCCCAAAGAATTGCATCCATGTAAATACTGCAAAAAGGTTTTTGGAACCCACACCAACATGCGGAGGCATCAGCGTAGGGTTCACGAGCGTCATCTTATTCCCAAAGGTGTCAGAAGAAAAGGATTCTTCACTGAAGAGCCACCGCTTCAGACAGAGCAGGCCCCACCGGTCCAGAGTGTATATATAGCAAGTACAGAAATAGAAGAGGAGGGTGAAGTAGATGATGTCTATATTATGGATATTTCCAGCAATATCtctgaaaatttaaattattacattGATGGTAAAATTCAGTCCAACAGCAGCACTAGCAATTGTGATGTGATTCAGATGGAGTCCAACTCTGCAGACTTGTATGGACTAAATTGTATAATCAGTCCAGTCACGGTGGAAATTTCCCCAAATTTAAAGGTTACACAGACACATGTGAATGAACCTCCTAAGGAGCCCTCTAGCAGTGGGAGCAATGAATCCAAAAAGAGGAGAACTGCCAGCCCTCCTCTTGtaccaaaaataaaaactgaagtaGACCCAGAACCTATAACTCCTACTAGTTCTATAAATCTCCCTCTTAGCATTTCAACAGAAAGCTTAccttttcataaagaaaaaggtgtttatttatcatcaaaattaaaacagcttCTTCAGACCCAGGACAGTAAGAAGATAACTCCGTCAAGTGAAATCCCTAAACTAGGACCTTCTGTTACATCCTCGCCTATTTTGCCTCCAGTATCCAGTAGATTTAAAAGAAGGACCAGCTCACCTCCCAGTTCTCCACAGCACAGTCCAGTACTTCGAGACTTTGTCAAATCAGGTGAGGGAAAAACTGTGTGGAATGATAATATTCGGTGCTCAAAAATGCCAAAGTTAGAAAGCCACAGCAACTCACCTGCTTGGAGCTTGActggaagggaggaaaaagagaCTTTGAGCCCTCTTTGCTTTGAAGACTATAAAATATCAAAAGACTGGACAGCAGCTCCAACTTTTGGCAATGTGTGCAACCAGCAGCCACTGGATTTATCCAGTGGTGTGAAACAAAGGTCTGATGTCAAAAATAAGAATCAGGTTCCCTGGGAGTCTGTTTTAGATTTAAGTGTGCATAAGAAGCCTTGCAGCGAAGCTGAAATGAGGGAATGTAAAGAAAATTCTATACAGCCAACCTGTAGTGGtgttaaaaagaagaaaccaaCCACTTGCATGTTACAGAAGGTTCTGCTGAATGAGTATAATGGGACGGATGTGGCCGCAGACAGCACGCTCGGTGTGAACAGGAGCACGAGCCCAAGCAAATCCCTGGAGCCTCAGGCAGAGCCTGACACGGATCCCAGCCTGTCTGCATCGTCCTCTGTTGACACTCAGCCCCTCAGTTCCTCCGTTTCGCCTGTGCCACAGGCATCTGCTGTACCTTCCATGTGCCAGCTGCCTCCTTTGCTGACACCAACCAAtcctccttcccccccgccctgcccgcctgTGTTAACAGTTGCTacgtcccctcctccccttcttccaACGGTGCCGTTACCAATTCCCGATGTCTCTGCCAGTGCCACTAACACTTCTTCTTGTCCATCGCCCCTTTCTAACACTACTACCCAGTCCCCATTGCCAGTTCTTTCACCTACAGTTTCTCCTTCTCCATCTCCTGTTCCTTCTGTTGAGCCTCTTATTTCTGCTGCTTCACCTGGTCCTCCGACACTGTCTTcctcatcatcttcctcctcttcctcctctttctcctcttcatcatcttcttCATCTCCATCTCCACCCCCTCTTTCGGTAGTTTCGTCTGTTGTTTCCTCTGCTGATAATCTTGAAAATACTCTCCCAATAATCAAACAGGAGGAAGCTGAAAATGAACAACAGAAGGCAAGAGAAGATCCTCATACTTCAAGTGAATCGGGAGTAGTGCAGGAAACATTCAATAAAAGCTTTGTGTGCAATGTCTGTGAATCaccttttctttccattaaagACCTAACGAAGCATTTATCCATTCATGCTGAAGAATGGCCCTTCAAATGTGAATTCTGTGTACAGCTTTTTAGGGATAAAACAGACTTGTCAGAACATCGCTTTCTGCTTCATGGAGTAGGAAATATCTTTGTTTGCTCAGTCTGTAAAAAGGAATTTGCTTTTTTGTGCAATTTGCAACAGCATCAGCGGGATCTTCATCCAGACAAAGAGTGCACACATCATGAGTTTGAAAGTGGGACTTTGAGACCCCAGAATTTTACTGACCCCAGTAAGGCGAACGTGGAGCACATGCAGAGCCTGCCAGAAGATTCTTTGGAACTTTCtaaagaggaggaagatgaagaccTAAATGATTCCTCTGAAGAGCTTTATACTACTATAAAAATAATGGCTTCTGGAGTAAAATCTAAAGATCCAGATGTTCGTATGGGCCTCAATCAACACTACCCAAGCTTTAAACCACCACCATTTCAGTATCACCATCGTAATCCTATGGGTATCGGAGTTACTGCAACAAACTTCACCACCCACAATATTCCACAGACTTTTACTACTGCCATTCGATGCACAAAATGTGGGAAGAGTGTTGATAACATGCCTGAGTTACACAAACACATACTGGCCTGTGCATCTGCCAGTGATAAAAAGAGATACACAcctaaaaaaaatccagttccaCTGAAACAGACAGTGCAGCCCAAGAATGGTATGGTGGTTATAGCTGGCCCTGGAAAGAATGCCTTCAGACGAATGGGTCAGCCTAAAAGACTTAATTTCAATGTCGAGATTAGCAAAATGTCCtcaaataaactaaaaataagtgcattgaaaaagaaaaaccaacttGTCCAGAAAGCTATcttgcaaaaaaagaaatctgccCAGCAGAAGGCAGAATTGAAAAATAATCCATCCGAGTCCGACCCTCACATCTGTCCCTACTGTAATAGAGAGTTCACTTATATTGGAAGTTTGAACAAACACGCGTCGTATAGCTGTCCCAAAAAACCCATCTCTCCCTCCTCTAAAAAGAATTCTTCAAAAAAAAGTGTGAGTTCTCCTTTGCCTGCAAGCAGTGAAAAAGGCAACAACCAGCGCAGGCGAACAGCAGATGCAGAAATCAAAATGCAAAGCATGCAGCCTCACTTGGGCAAGACGAGGGCACGGACCTCAGGACCTGCACAAGTCCAGCTTCCCTCTGCATCCTTCAAATCAAAACAGAACGTTAAATTTGTACCTCCTATTCGATCTAAAAAGCCAAATTCATCTTCGTCACTGAGGAACTCTAGTCCTGTAAGAGTGTCCAAAATGTCCCATGTTGATGGGAAAAAAACTAAGGTGGTCGCTAAGAACAGTTCCTCTGGAATCTCGAGCAAAGCTTCCCGGAAGTTGCACGTCAGAATACAAAGGAATAATAAAGCTGTTTTGCCAAGTAAATCTGCTGTGGCAAGTAAGAAAAAGGCAGACAGATTCACTGTAAAATGTAGAGAGAGGATTGGAGGACCTATTACACGAAGCCTACAGCAGGCGGCAAATGCAGaggcagcagaaaacaaaagagaggAAAGCAGTACAAAGCAAGAACTAAAAGATTTCAG gaatctcctgtaa
- the PRDM2 gene encoding PR domain zinc finger protein 2 isoform X1, with protein sequence MNQNTTESTVAVETLDDVPEHVLRGLPEDVRLFPSAVDKTRLGVWATKSILKGKKFGPFVGDKKKRSQVKSNVYMWEVYYPNLGWMCVDATDPEKGNWLRYINWARSGKEQNLFPLEINRTIYYKSLKPIAPGEELLVWYNGEDDPEIAAAIEEERASARSRRHSPKAKKGKKKTQEGKNKGKKAADTKQKKPDLDSTSADMRDSKEGHKEEDETPSVSAVLSLEQTAVIQEMVNQDVLPKLMIPSPASEPQMVTEDKQGEAINCASDDLDDDEEEDDEEEEDEEEIEDINMPKENAEMPLICEEKLDFMEEQKSTSEESPESSPKKKLVVKIPKVRGESNGDVPETFMFPCQHCERKFTTKQGLERHMHIHISTVNHAFKCRYCGKAFGTQINRRRHERRHEAGPKRKPFLTLTSSQHLDNVADNQVIVDDGLKDDLNVSSLVQDSVVLDSEKVPQEMSNSAFAEENKEPKELHPCKYCKKVFGTHTNMRRHQRRVHERHLIPKGVRRKGFFTEEPPLQTEQAPPVQSVYIASTEIEEEGEVDDVYIMDISSNISENLNYYIDGKIQSNSSTSNCDVIQMESNSADLYGLNCIISPVTVEISPNLKVTQTHVNEPPKEPSSSGSNESKKRRTASPPLVPKIKTEVDPEPITPTSSINLPLSISTESLPFHKEKGVYLSSKLKQLLQTQDSKKITPSSEIPKLGPSVTSSPILPPVSSRFKRRTSSPPSSPQHSPVLRDFVKSGEGKTVWNDNIRCSKMPKLESHSNSPAWSLTGREEKETLSPLCFEDYKISKDWTAAPTFGNVCNQQPLDLSSGVKQRSDVKNKNQVPWESVLDLSVHKKPCSEAEMRECKENSIQPTCSGVKKKKPTTCMLQKVLLNEYNGTDVAADSTLGVNRSTSPSKSLEPQAEPDTDPSLSASSSVDTQPLSSSVSPVPQASAVPSMCQLPPLLTPTNPPSPPPCPPVLTVATSPPPLLPTVPLPIPDVSASATNTSSCPSPLSNTTTQSPLPVLSPTVSPSPSPVPSVEPLISAASPGPPTLSSSSSSSSSSSFSSSSSSSSPSPPPLSVVSSVVSSADNLENTLPIIKQEEAENEQQKAREDPHTSSESGVVQETFNKSFVCNVCESPFLSIKDLTKHLSIHAEEWPFKCEFCVQLFRDKTDLSEHRFLLHGVGNIFVCSVCKKEFAFLCNLQQHQRDLHPDKECTHHEFESGTLRPQNFTDPSKANVEHMQSLPEDSLELSKEEEDEDLNDSSEELYTTIKIMASGVKSKDPDVRMGLNQHYPSFKPPPFQYHHRNPMGIGVTATNFTTHNIPQTFTTAIRCTKCGKSVDNMPELHKHILACASASDKKRYTPKKNPVPLKQTVQPKNGMVVIAGPGKNAFRRMGQPKRLNFNVEISKMSSNKLKISALKKKNQLVQKAILQKKKSAQQKAELKNNPSESDPHICPYCNREFTYIGSLNKHASYSCPKKPISPSSKKNSSKKSVSSPLPASSEKGNNQRRRTADAEIKMQSMQPHLGKTRARTSGPAQVQLPSASFKSKQNVKFVPPIRSKKPNSSSSLRNSSPVRVSKMSHVDGKKTKVVAKNSSSGISSKASRKLHVRIQRNNKAVLPSKSAVASKKKADRFTVKCRERIGGPITRSLQQAANAEAAENKREESSTKQELKDFSYRLRMASRCPSASSHNSSTRQCKKPSCAASHFFKE encoded by the exons CCAATCGCGCCCGGCGAGGAGCTGTTGGTGTGGTACAATGGGGAGGACGACCCGGAGATAGCCGCCGCTATTGAGGAAGAGCGAGCCAGCGCCCGGAGCCGGCGGCACTCCCCGAAAGCCAAGAAAG gaaagaaaaagactcaGGAAGGTAAAAACAAGGGAAAGAAGGCAGCGgatacaaaacagaaaaagcctGATTTGGATTCTACTTCTGCAGATATGAGGGATTCTAAAGAGG GTCATAAAGAGGAAGATGAAACGCCTTCTGtttctgctgtgctgtccctgGAACAAACAGCTGTGATTCAGGAAATGGTAAATCAAGATGTACTTCCAAAGCTGatgatccccagccctgccagtgaACCACAAATGGTGACTGAAGACAAACAAGGAGAAGCAATAAACTGTGCATCAGATGATTtagatgatgatgaggaggaggatgatgaggaagaggaagatgaagaggagATAGAAGATATCAATATGcctaaagaaaatgctgaaatgcCTTTGATATGTGAAGAAAAGTTAGACTTTATGGAAGAGCAAAAGAGTACCTCAGAAGAATCTCCAGAAAGCTCTCCAAAGAAAAAACTTGTGGTGAAAATTCCGAAAGTGAGAGGTGAATCAAATGGTGATGTTCCGGAAACATTCATGTTTCCCTGTCAGCATTGTGAGAGGAAGTTTACAACAAAGCAAGGACTCGAACGCCACATGCACATCCATATATCTACTGTTAACCACGCTTTCAAGTGTCGGTATTGTGGGAAAGCCTTTGGTACTCAAATTAACAGGCGAAGACACGAGCGACGCCATGAGGCAGGGCCAAAAAGGAAACCGTTCTTAACACTAACGTCATCACAACACTTGGATAATGTTGCTGATAACCAAGTAATTGTGGATGATGGTCTTAAAGATGACCTGAATGTTTCCAGTCTTGTGCAAGACTCTGTTGTCTTGGATTCTGAGAAAGTTCCCCAGGAAATGTCAAACTCTGCTTTTGCTGAGGAAAATAAGGAGCCCAAAGAATTGCATCCATGTAAATACTGCAAAAAGGTTTTTGGAACCCACACCAACATGCGGAGGCATCAGCGTAGGGTTCACGAGCGTCATCTTATTCCCAAAGGTGTCAGAAGAAAAGGATTCTTCACTGAAGAGCCACCGCTTCAGACAGAGCAGGCCCCACCGGTCCAGAGTGTATATATAGCAAGTACAGAAATAGAAGAGGAGGGTGAAGTAGATGATGTCTATATTATGGATATTTCCAGCAATATCtctgaaaatttaaattattacattGATGGTAAAATTCAGTCCAACAGCAGCACTAGCAATTGTGATGTGATTCAGATGGAGTCCAACTCTGCAGACTTGTATGGACTAAATTGTATAATCAGTCCAGTCACGGTGGAAATTTCCCCAAATTTAAAGGTTACACAGACACATGTGAATGAACCTCCTAAGGAGCCCTCTAGCAGTGGGAGCAATGAATCCAAAAAGAGGAGAACTGCCAGCCCTCCTCTTGtaccaaaaataaaaactgaagtaGACCCAGAACCTATAACTCCTACTAGTTCTATAAATCTCCCTCTTAGCATTTCAACAGAAAGCTTAccttttcataaagaaaaaggtgtttatttatcatcaaaattaaaacagcttCTTCAGACCCAGGACAGTAAGAAGATAACTCCGTCAAGTGAAATCCCTAAACTAGGACCTTCTGTTACATCCTCGCCTATTTTGCCTCCAGTATCCAGTAGATTTAAAAGAAGGACCAGCTCACCTCCCAGTTCTCCACAGCACAGTCCAGTACTTCGAGACTTTGTCAAATCAGGTGAGGGAAAAACTGTGTGGAATGATAATATTCGGTGCTCAAAAATGCCAAAGTTAGAAAGCCACAGCAACTCACCTGCTTGGAGCTTGActggaagggaggaaaaagagaCTTTGAGCCCTCTTTGCTTTGAAGACTATAAAATATCAAAAGACTGGACAGCAGCTCCAACTTTTGGCAATGTGTGCAACCAGCAGCCACTGGATTTATCCAGTGGTGTGAAACAAAGGTCTGATGTCAAAAATAAGAATCAGGTTCCCTGGGAGTCTGTTTTAGATTTAAGTGTGCATAAGAAGCCTTGCAGCGAAGCTGAAATGAGGGAATGTAAAGAAAATTCTATACAGCCAACCTGTAGTGGtgttaaaaagaagaaaccaaCCACTTGCATGTTACAGAAGGTTCTGCTGAATGAGTATAATGGGACGGATGTGGCCGCAGACAGCACGCTCGGTGTGAACAGGAGCACGAGCCCAAGCAAATCCCTGGAGCCTCAGGCAGAGCCTGACACGGATCCCAGCCTGTCTGCATCGTCCTCTGTTGACACTCAGCCCCTCAGTTCCTCCGTTTCGCCTGTGCCACAGGCATCTGCTGTACCTTCCATGTGCCAGCTGCCTCCTTTGCTGACACCAACCAAtcctccttcccccccgccctgcccgcctgTGTTAACAGTTGCTacgtcccctcctccccttcttccaACGGTGCCGTTACCAATTCCCGATGTCTCTGCCAGTGCCACTAACACTTCTTCTTGTCCATCGCCCCTTTCTAACACTACTACCCAGTCCCCATTGCCAGTTCTTTCACCTACAGTTTCTCCTTCTCCATCTCCTGTTCCTTCTGTTGAGCCTCTTATTTCTGCTGCTTCACCTGGTCCTCCGACACTGTCTTcctcatcatcttcctcctcttcctcctctttctcctcttcatcatcttcttCATCTCCATCTCCACCCCCTCTTTCGGTAGTTTCGTCTGTTGTTTCCTCTGCTGATAATCTTGAAAATACTCTCCCAATAATCAAACAGGAGGAAGCTGAAAATGAACAACAGAAGGCAAGAGAAGATCCTCATACTTCAAGTGAATCGGGAGTAGTGCAGGAAACATTCAATAAAAGCTTTGTGTGCAATGTCTGTGAATCaccttttctttccattaaagACCTAACGAAGCATTTATCCATTCATGCTGAAGAATGGCCCTTCAAATGTGAATTCTGTGTACAGCTTTTTAGGGATAAAACAGACTTGTCAGAACATCGCTTTCTGCTTCATGGAGTAGGAAATATCTTTGTTTGCTCAGTCTGTAAAAAGGAATTTGCTTTTTTGTGCAATTTGCAACAGCATCAGCGGGATCTTCATCCAGACAAAGAGTGCACACATCATGAGTTTGAAAGTGGGACTTTGAGACCCCAGAATTTTACTGACCCCAGTAAGGCGAACGTGGAGCACATGCAGAGCCTGCCAGAAGATTCTTTGGAACTTTCtaaagaggaggaagatgaagaccTAAATGATTCCTCTGAAGAGCTTTATACTACTATAAAAATAATGGCTTCTGGAGTAAAATCTAAAGATCCAGATGTTCGTATGGGCCTCAATCAACACTACCCAAGCTTTAAACCACCACCATTTCAGTATCACCATCGTAATCCTATGGGTATCGGAGTTACTGCAACAAACTTCACCACCCACAATATTCCACAGACTTTTACTACTGCCATTCGATGCACAAAATGTGGGAAGAGTGTTGATAACATGCCTGAGTTACACAAACACATACTGGCCTGTGCATCTGCCAGTGATAAAAAGAGATACACAcctaaaaaaaatccagttccaCTGAAACAGACAGTGCAGCCCAAGAATGGTATGGTGGTTATAGCTGGCCCTGGAAAGAATGCCTTCAGACGAATGGGTCAGCCTAAAAGACTTAATTTCAATGTCGAGATTAGCAAAATGTCCtcaaataaactaaaaataagtgcattgaaaaagaaaaaccaacttGTCCAGAAAGCTATcttgcaaaaaaagaaatctgccCAGCAGAAGGCAGAATTGAAAAATAATCCATCCGAGTCCGACCCTCACATCTGTCCCTACTGTAATAGAGAGTTCACTTATATTGGAAGTTTGAACAAACACGCGTCGTATAGCTGTCCCAAAAAACCCATCTCTCCCTCCTCTAAAAAGAATTCTTCAAAAAAAAGTGTGAGTTCTCCTTTGCCTGCAAGCAGTGAAAAAGGCAACAACCAGCGCAGGCGAACAGCAGATGCAGAAATCAAAATGCAAAGCATGCAGCCTCACTTGGGCAAGACGAGGGCACGGACCTCAGGACCTGCACAAGTCCAGCTTCCCTCTGCATCCTTCAAATCAAAACAGAACGTTAAATTTGTACCTCCTATTCGATCTAAAAAGCCAAATTCATCTTCGTCACTGAGGAACTCTAGTCCTGTAAGAGTGTCCAAAATGTCCCATGTTGATGGGAAAAAAACTAAGGTGGTCGCTAAGAACAGTTCCTCTGGAATCTCGAGCAAAGCTTCCCGGAAGTTGCACGTCAGAATACAAAGGAATAATAAAGCTGTTTTGCCAAGTAAATCTGCTGTGGCAAGTAAGAAAAAGGCAGACAGATTCACTGTAAAATGTAGAGAGAGGATTGGAGGACCTATTACACGAAGCCTACAGCAGGCGGCAAATGCAGaggcagcagaaaacaaaagagaggAAAGCAGTACAAAGCAAGAACTAAAAGATTTCAG